GCATACAGGCCGCCATTGGCCAGCGTGCGGTAAGCGTTGGTCAATTCGAGCAGCGACACCTCGGCCGAGCCGAGCGCCAGCGAGTAGCCGTAGTAGTCGGCCGATTCGGTCAGGCTGCTCAGGCCCACGTCGCGCAGGCGCGCGTAAAAGCGGTCCAGGCCCGTCATCACCAGGGTGCGCACGGCCGGCACGTTGAGCGAGCTGGCCAGGCTGGTGCGCACGCTCACATACCCTTTAAAACCCTTGTCGTAGTTCTGCGGCGCGTAGGTGCCGGCCCCGGTGGCAATCCCGAAGCTGCTGTCGTCCATCAGCGAGGCGGCGGTAAGCAGGCGGCGCTCCAGCGCCAGCTGGTACAGGAACGGCTTCAAGGTGGAGCCGGCCTGGCGCAGCGCGGCCACGCCATCGACCTCGGCGCCGCCCGCGTTGCCGACATACGCCAGGATGTCGCCGCTGGCATTGTCGAGCACCAGCACTGCGCCGTCGTTGACGTTGCGCGCGGTAAGCGCCATCAACTGCTGGCGCAGTGCGCCCTGGGCAAAGCGCTGCACGTCGGCGTCGAGCGTGCTGCGCACCGACTGCCCGGCTGCCATTCCGGTCAGCAGTTGTTGCGCCACCTGCGGCGCGGGCGCCAGCCCGGCAGCCAGTTGCGGCCGGCCGAGGGCAATCGCGGTACGCAATTCGATGTCGGCGCAGGTGGCCGGCATGCGCAGCTCGCGCGCCAGTGCGCAGGCGCGCTGCGACACCAGGCGCGGCGCAGCCGAGGGCGCACGCAGCAAGCTGGCCAGGATGGCCGACTCGGTCAGGTTCAGCCCCGACGGCGCCTTGCCGAACAATCCGCGCGAGGCGGCGCCCACGCCCTGCAACTCGCCCCGGAACGACACCAGGTTCAAATAGGCTTCGATAATCTGGCGCTTGGTCCAGCCTGCATCGAGCTCGCGCGCGGCCTGGATCTGGTCCCACTTCTGGCCCCAGCTGCGGCCCTTCGACTTCGGCAGCAAGGCCGGATCAAGCAGCGCCGCCAGCTGCATGGTGATGGTCGATGCGCCGCGCGGGCGGGTGCGGAACAGGTTGTCCCACGCCGCCTTGGCCGCCGCGTTCCAGTCCACGCCGCCATGCTCGTAGAAGCGCTGGTCCTCCGCTTGCAGGATCGCCGCAGGCAAAGCCGGCGAGATATCGTCAAACGACACCCAGTCGAGCCGGCGCGCCTTCATGTCGATGCGCAGCGACTGTACCGGTACACCGTGGCGGTCGAGCAGTACAGCCTCCGAGCTGCGGTATGCTGCGCGCACCTGCTCCGGCGTGGGTATGGACGATGCCAGCGATGCTGCGGATGCCGCCGGCTGGGCCAGCGCCGCGGAGGCGGCCAGCGCCAGCGACCACGAAAATGTCCGTGCCTTCGCGCCCGCCCCCGCCCTCGCGCGTGTACGGTTATTTGCCCAAGCGCGTACCGGCACAGCGATCCGCTCAGCCATCCCCTTCATTTGACCACCACCTGTTCATTGGGCGCCGCGCCAAACATCTCGGGGCTGTACAGCGCTTCCACCCGCGTGGGCGGCAGGTTGAACTGGCCGGGATTGTTCAGCCGCACCGTGTATTCGACGCTCCATTTACCCTTGGGGACGAATTCGTAAAACGCCCGGTAGCCGTCGAAGCTGCGCTCCTCGAACGCCAGCCACGCCCAGCCGGCCTTGCGGTTGCCGCGGTCCAGCAGCGCCGCGTCACGCCCCAGTCCCGAACCGAGCACGGTGGCGCTGGCGGGAATCGGATCGTCCACCACCACCCAGGTCATGTCCGACTGCGCTTCCAGTTCGAGCCGCACCCGGTACACATCGCCCCGCGACCACACGCCGCGCGTCTTCTGCTCGACCGGCGTGATGGTCTTGGCGATGGTGTAGCCGCTCGATACCGGCGCCTTGAGCGGCAGCGCCGCCAGCGTGCGCACCGTCACCCACGGTTTGCCGGTGCCGGCGTGGACCAGGTCCAGCGTACTGCTGCCCTTCGGCCATGGCAGTGCGACGGTGGTCGATTTGAGGTCGGTACTCGGCGCGGCTTTCGGGTCGGCCGCAATTCCGGTTTTGCTGCCCGCCTTGACGCCTGCCTTACTGCCGGCATCAGCAGGCACCGCACCAAAACTCACCGACATGCTGGCCCCGCTCAGCGTGGCAGTCGCGCTGCCGGTCACCGGCGCGCGCTCGAACACGGCACTGAAACGGTCCATGGCCAGCACGCCCCAGGCGTTCGACACGGTCGTGTCCCAGTGTCCCGCGCGCTGGCGTCCCAGGGTGCCGCGCGCCAGCCGTCCCATGTCGGCGCGCCAGGCGGGATTGTCGGCCATGGCCAGCAGCAGCCGGTTGGCGTTGCTGTCGGCCGACGACATCAGCCACCACCAGTTGTCGGTGCGCTCGGTGGCAAAGCCCATGGTTGTGCCTTGCAGGTTCAGGCGCGCACGCAGGATCTGCTCGGCCTGGGCCAGCTGCCTGGCCTGCTGCGGCAGCTGGGGCGAGCGTTTCAGCACCAGGTACCAGTCGATCACGGCCGACGTGGGCCACAGGTTGGGCGCGACCGTGAACGATTCGAGGTCGTCGTGGTTGATGGCGTTGCTGCGCGAGAGCGCCTCCAGCGCCGCCACCTTGCGTACCGCCAGGTCGGCCGTGGGCAGCGGCGATTCGAGCCACAGCTTGCCCTGCACAAAGGCCTGCAAGCCCGACTCCATGCGCGCCTTGAGTTCCGCCGGAATCTCGTAGCCGGCCTCCTGGCTGGCCGACAGCACGTACGCGGTCAGGCTGTCGCTGCCGTGCAGCATGGGGGCGAAGTACTTGACCAGGCCATTGCTGTCCAGATGCGCCGGCAAGGTGGCCACCGCCGTGCGCCACAGCGCCGGATCGCGCAGTGCGATCGCGCGCGAGGTCACCTGTTCGAAGCAGCGGTACGGATAGTCGCGCATGAAGTCGCGCACGCCGGGCAGGTCGCCGCCCAGGCGCGCACTGAACTGCGCCTGCACCTCCCCCCGTCCGGGCAGCGCATCGTCGGGCAGGCGCACCGCCATCGACTGCTTGCCATCGAGTTGCAGCAAGGTCGCTTGCGTGGTGCGCACCGGCACCGCCGGCGCCACTTTCTGGCTGACCTTGATGCTGTCGCGCGCGCCGTTGCCTGCATTCGCCACGGTGGCTCCTACTTCCCACGCCAGAACGGTCACGCCGGCCGGCACCTGGTAGTCCCAGCCGATTTCCTTCGCCTGCCCCGCCGCGAGCGCGACCTTTTGCGTGGGCAGCGTCTGCGCGCCCGCCCTGGCTGTCAGCGCCACGTCCAGCGCGGCGGCGGTGGTGTTGCGCACCGTGTAGATGGCGCGCAGGCGGTCGCCCTCGCGCACCAGCGCCGGCAAGCCGGAGAGCAGCATCAGGTCCTGCGTGCTGCGCACCTCGGCCTGGCCGGTGCCAAACAGGCCTGCCTGGGCGCTGGCGATGGCGACGATGCGAAACGCGGTGAGCGAGTCGTTCAATGGCACCTCGACCGACGCCGTGCCGTCGGCATCGAGAACCACCTGCGCCTTCCAGAACAGCAGCGTGTCGAACAGCTCGCGCCCGCCGCCCTTGCCGCCGCCACCGCCGGCCGCCACCGCCTTGCGGCCGAAGTGGCGCTTGCCCACCACCTGCATCTGCGCGGTGGCCGTCTGCACTTGCAGGCTGCGCTGCTGCATCATGGCGTCGAGCAGGTTCCAGCTGGTGTTGGGCATCAGTTCCAGCAGGCCCACATCGACCGCCGCCAGCGCCACTTCGGCACCCGCCGGCGGCGCCGACCCGTCCGCGCGCGTGACCCGCACCTTGACCTTGGCCTTGTCGCGCACCTTGTACACCTGCTGGTCGGTATCGACCTGCACCTTCAGTTCATTGACGGCCCAGCCTACCCGCACCGGCGCGATGCCAAGCTTGTAGGCAGGCTTGCCCAGGTCCACCAGTGCGGTGGGCTGCACGCCGGCCACGCGCCCGCGCACCACCAGCGCCGACACGTACACATTCGGTGCGTAACCGGCCTTGATCGGCACCGTGAACACCGGCGCGCTGCCCACGAGCGGGCGCACATAGCTGTCGATCACGCCCTCGCGCTCCACCGTCACCAGGGCGGTCGCCGCGCGAAACGGCATCCGCACCTGGAAGCTGGCGTCCTGGCCCGGCTCGTAGCGCTTGTGTTCGGGCAGCAGGTCGATGCGGTCGTTGTCGGACACGTTGAACCACCAGTCGTCGCCATCGGCCACCCAGGTTTCGCGGTGGGCGGTGGTCGCGCGCTGCTGCGCGTCCTGCGTTTGCGCGCGCAGGATCAGGTTACCCGCCGCCGGCGCCTTGACCTGGCAGACCAGCAGCCCCTTGGCGTCGGTGCGTCCTGCGCAGGCGTGGCCCAGCGCTTTCACTTCGCTGCTGTTCTCGTAGGCGTAAAAGCCGCCGACCAGGCGGCGCCGGTGCGAAGTCGATTCGCGCTGGAAGAAGTCCACAGACACCGGCGCATCGGCCACCGGCTTGCCTTGCAGGTCGAGCACCACCACCTGGAACTTGAGCGCGTCGCGGCTCAATACCCAGCCGTCGGGCGCGATGCCCACCACCACGGCCGCAGGCCACAGGCCCACGCGGGTGGCGGCGGACAAGGTTTCGCCGTTGGCGTCCTGGTACGACAGCTCGGCCGCCAGTTCGCGCGGCACGGTCACCGCCGGCAACTGGTCAATGGTGACGCGGGCACCGCCGGCCCTGTCCAGCGTGATGTTGCGGGTGCGGACAGCGCCACCCACGGCGCCACTGCCTTCCTCGTTGTCACCGTCATCGAAAATGCCCTCGTCCTCGTCGAACGCACCGCCGCTGCGCTCCACGCCCACCTTCACGTCGCCATTGCTGAACGTGAAGTCGCCGTAATCGTCGAAGCTGACCGGCTTGTCCTGCACCAGGGTGCGCAGCTGCACCGGTGCGTCACCGGCGCCGCCGCCGGACAGGTAGCTCAGTTGCACGTCGAGGTCGAGCGAGGCCGCCTGCACCGCCGGCGCCTTTGGCCCCTGCAGCAGCGCCTTCATGGTCGGCACGCGGAACTGCTCGACGCGGAAGCGGCCGGCCGCGCGGCCGCCGACCAGCACCTGGTACCAGCCCTGGCGCGCGTCTGGCGGGATCTTCCAGTCGTTGGCGGCGCTGCCGTTGGTGCGCCAGGCCAGCGGCAGTTCGTAGCGCTGGTCGCTGCCTTCGTGGATCACGAACATGCTGGCCGGGAGCGACTGGTTCGGCTCGAGCGCGAAGCCGTGCATGACCTTGCGGCGCAGGAAGTGCTTCATGTGTACCGTTTCGCCGGCGCGCAGCAGGGTGCGATCGAAGACCGTATTGGCCACCACGTTGTCGGCACCGCCGTATTCGGTGGGCAGGTTGAAGCGCCATCCCTCGATGCCGCGATCCCATTTCGACAAGGTGAACGTCATGTCGGCGCCGTGGCGCGCGCTGACGAACAGGCCTTCGCGCGCTTCGCACACGGGTTCCGCCAGCTCCTGGGCGATGTTGGCCACGCCGTCCTTATTGGTCGCGCCCTGCCACAATAGCTTGCCCGCGCAATCACGCACGGCCACCCTGGCGCCAGCCACCGGCTGGCCCTGGTCGAGCGAGGTGACCCACACCAGCGACGACTGCGCGCCGCGCTTGAAGTGCGCCACCAGGTTGGTCACCAGCGCGGCCGAGCTGACGTATGCGGTCTGGCGTTTGCCCGATAAAGCTTCGCCCAGGCGCGGGCTGGCCAGCTCCACCACGTAGAAGCCCGGTTTTTTCAAGGGGATGCCCACCACTTCGAACTGCTGGCGCCCGCCCGGTTTAGGCATGGTAAAACGCTGCACGCGGTCGGCGCTGCCGTCCTTGACTTCAAAGCCGGCCAGCAGCGGCTTGAACAGCTGATCGTGGTACAGCT
This is a stretch of genomic DNA from Duganella zoogloeoides. It encodes these proteins:
- a CDS encoding alpha-2-macroglobulin family protein; translated protein: MRSLFRFLGAAAFCGLPLLALAQTTITAFSPTGTVKGVRQVTARFSGQMVPLGDMRLDDPFTVDCAEPGKGRWIDGSNWSYDFERDLPAGVACSFTVKPDARDLAGQPVTGERRFGFDTGGPAVVEMLPYEGSQIDEQQIFVLGLDAPASDATVAQHAWCRAEGIHEKIGVRILAGAEREQILAQRKAFAQRYLSLYFKARGVVWHAGMAVKDKRLERLPLVVLQCQRPLPAKAKVALVWGAGMAADNGIATRQDQALAFRTRPDFTAKFTCERLSPKAGCLPFLPARVTFSAPVRRTDALAATLTGPGAKSFKPTVEKYQAKADYVDSISFAGPLPASSALRLALPAGLRDDAGRLLLNAARFPMTINTDAQPPLVKFPARFGIIEAQGDKLLPVTVRNVEAALAAQLAAVDIDGASLRVNEGATDEQQDRQIVRWLGRMSYNGGWEPQELYHDQLFKPLLAGFEVKDGSADRVQRFTMPKPGGRQQFEVVGIPLKKPGFYVVELASPRLGEALSGKRQTAYVSSAALVTNLVAHFKRGAQSSLVWVTSLDQGQPVAGARVAVRDCAGKLLWQGATNKDGVANIAQELAEPVCEAREGLFVSARHGADMTFTLSKWDRGIEGWRFNLPTEYGGADNVVANTVFDRTLLRAGETVHMKHFLRRKVMHGFALEPNQSLPASMFVIHEGSDQRYELPLAWRTNGSAANDWKIPPDARQGWYQVLVGGRAAGRFRVEQFRVPTMKALLQGPKAPAVQAASLDLDVQLSYLSGGGAGDAPVQLRTLVQDKPVSFDDYGDFTFSNGDVKVGVERSGGAFDEDEGIFDDGDNEEGSGAVGGAVRTRNITLDRAGGARVTIDQLPAVTVPRELAAELSYQDANGETLSAATRVGLWPAAVVVGIAPDGWVLSRDALKFQVVVLDLQGKPVADAPVSVDFFQRESTSHRRRLVGGFYAYENSSEVKALGHACAGRTDAKGLLVCQVKAPAAGNLILRAQTQDAQQRATTAHRETWVADGDDWWFNVSDNDRIDLLPEHKRYEPGQDASFQVRMPFRAATALVTVEREGVIDSYVRPLVGSAPVFTVPIKAGYAPNVYVSALVVRGRVAGVQPTALVDLGKPAYKLGIAPVRVGWAVNELKVQVDTDQQVYKVRDKAKVKVRVTRADGSAPPAGAEVALAAVDVGLLELMPNTSWNLLDAMMQQRSLQVQTATAQMQVVGKRHFGRKAVAAGGGGGKGGGRELFDTLLFWKAQVVLDADGTASVEVPLNDSLTAFRIVAIASAQAGLFGTGQAEVRSTQDLMLLSGLPALVREGDRLRAIYTVRNTTAAALDVALTARAGAQTLPTQKVALAAGQAKEIGWDYQVPAGVTVLAWEVGATVANAGNGARDSIKVSQKVAPAVPVRTTQATLLQLDGKQSMAVRLPDDALPGRGEVQAQFSARLGGDLPGVRDFMRDYPYRCFEQVTSRAIALRDPALWRTAVATLPAHLDSNGLVKYFAPMLHGSDSLTAYVLSASQEAGYEIPAELKARMESGLQAFVQGKLWLESPLPTADLAVRKVAALEALSRSNAINHDDLESFTVAPNLWPTSAVIDWYLVLKRSPQLPQQARQLAQAEQILRARLNLQGTTMGFATERTDNWWWLMSSADSNANRLLLAMADNPAWRADMGRLARGTLGRQRAGHWDTTVSNAWGVLAMDRFSAVFERAPVTGSATATLSGASMSVSFGAVPADAGSKAGVKAGSKTGIAADPKAAPSTDLKSTTVALPWPKGSSTLDLVHAGTGKPWVTVRTLAALPLKAPVSSGYTIAKTITPVEQKTRGVWSRGDVYRVRLELEAQSDMTWVVVDDPIPASATVLGSGLGRDAALLDRGNRKAGWAWLAFEERSFDGYRAFYEFVPKGKWSVEYTVRLNNPGQFNLPPTRVEALYSPEMFGAAPNEQVVVK
- the pbpC gene encoding penicillin-binding protein 1C, whose translation is MKGMAERIAVPVRAWANNRTRARAGAGAKARTFSWSLALAASAALAQPAASAASLASSIPTPEQVRAAYRSSEAVLLDRHGVPVQSLRIDMKARRLDWVSFDDISPALPAAILQAEDQRFYEHGGVDWNAAAKAAWDNLFRTRPRGASTITMQLAALLDPALLPKSKGRSWGQKWDQIQAARELDAGWTKRQIIEAYLNLVSFRGELQGVGAASRGLFGKAPSGLNLTESAILASLLRAPSAAPRLVSQRACALARELRMPATCADIELRTAIALGRPQLAAGLAPAPQVAQQLLTGMAAGQSVRSTLDADVQRFAQGALRQQLMALTARNVNDGAVLVLDNASGDILAYVGNAGGAEVDGVAALRQAGSTLKPFLYQLALERRLLTAASLMDDSSFGIATGAGTYAPQNYDKGFKGYVSVRTSLASSLNVPAVRTLVMTGLDRFYARLRDVGLSSLTESADYYGYSLALGSAEVSLLELTNAYRTLANGGLYAPARLVATVDGLAGAGAGGRAGGSAASKPLRVLDARTSFIIGDILADRAARSTTFGLKNELATTFWSAVKTGTSKDMRDNWCIGYSDRYTVGVWVGNFDGQAMWDVSGVTGAAPVWRDVMDYLHHGQPSRAPAAPAGVVRRQVTWQPALEPTRAEWFLAGTDTAVVALLQDSDSGQPPAIVYPSPGSVIAIDPDIPPGRERVMFHAQAAQGLTWRLNGAALAAASADFPWTPQPGTHELALVDAADKVVASSRFQVRGNAR